TATCAGACCTCACAGCTTGAATTTTGCAGCCACTTTGGTTCTCCACCATATTTTTGAACTTCCAGAAAACTTCAACCACTTCTGACTTGTATCTCAAGAAGAAAATCCAACACATTCTTGtaaaatcatcaataaacaGAATAAAGTAGAGGCTACCTTGGAGAGATGGAGTTCTTTGTGGTCCAGCAACATCAGTATGAATTAACTGTAACTTCTGTGACGTTTTCCAGGATGACTTTGGAAAGGGCAATTTGGTTTGTTTACCAAATTGACAAGCATCACAGTTTGGCAATTGTTCAGCAAACTTCGGCAAGTCTCTTATCATatcctttttcttcatctccagCATACGTTGAATATGACAATGGCCAAGTCTCTTGTGCCATATTTCAGTGATGTTGGTTTCTGCAAAAAATGCAGCTTGCTCCTCCTTTGTTGGATCGAATGAGAAGCTTTTACCTCTCATTTTGACTCGCAGAACATGCTCTCTATTTGCGTCATAAATGTCGCAATTCCGATCTTCAAAAACTAATTTGAATCCTTTTCCAACTAATTGTCCTACACTCAACAAATTTTGATCGATGTCAGGCACAAAAAGAACATCATACATTATTTTTATACCTGACGTTGTTGTAATTGCAACAATCCCCTTTCCTTTTGCTGGGATGTAGACACCATTACCAACTTTGACTTTAGTGATCTCAGTAGGGTTCAAGTTTTTAAAGAGAGTTCTGCCATAAGTCATGTGGTTTGTACAACCGCTATCGATCAACCAACATTCTGAACTGCACTTAGAAGAAAAACATGTTGCCACAAAAAATATGATCTTCTTCATTTTGATCAGCAACTTGTGCATCTGCTACTTGCTTCTTGTTTTTGCAAATTATAGCTTCATGTCCAAGTTGATTGCATTTCTTACATTTTGCATCTGGCCTCCTCCAACATTTGAATGGTGAATGGCCTATTTTGTTACAATGTTTGCAAGGAGGATATTCTTTTGAGCTTCCACCTTTGCTACGATTGCAATCAATAGTAATGTGCTCATCACTTGAAACAGCTTGCTTCTTTTGAAACTCGTTATCTTCATGATGCCTGACAGGAAGAGCTCCTTCGACAAAACCATTCTGCCTCATAGACCTTCTCTGTTCTTGAGCCTGAAAAGAGTTTAATAATTCTGCCAAGGTGATTGTGGACAAATCCCTTGTATTCTCCAAAGTGGTGATCGATGCTTCATATTTTTCAGGAGCAGTAACTAACATTTTCTAGCCAATTCTAGAATCATCAAAGGAAGTGCCAAGTAACCTTACTTTATTGACAATATCAAGTAGCCTTTCAGAGTATTATTTGGCTGTCTCTGATTCCTTCATCTTTTGCAGCTCAAACTCTCTTATGTAATTGAGAGCTTTCATGCCTCGAATCCTATCATCGCCAGCGTACTCCTCCTTCAGATAATCCCAAACTTGCTTAGCTGTTTTGAGAGACATAATTATGGTGAAAATAGTGTTTGAAACAGCAGAAAATAAACAATTTTTGGCCTTTGATTTTCTGGTTTTCCTCTCCTTATGGTTTTTTATTTGAGCCATGGTGGGATTTTCAGGCAGCGGAACAACTTCGTAATCCTCCTCCACGGCTTCCCAAAGGTCAAGGGCATCCAAGTGGGCTTCCATTCTGATTGCCCAAATTTCGTAATTTTCTCCATCAAAGATGATTGGAACATTTGGAGAAAAATTTCCCTCAGATTCCATCTCACAAGTCCCTTAAGAaaagggctctgataccaattgaaggTTTAATAATGGAAAACACATAATAAAGAAAGTGAAAGAAGATAAAATTGTTGCAAAGGGTACATCATCATTCATGAGAATCCTTTACATTTATAGTTTTGAACTGAACTGAAAACAGAAATTGACGCAAAAATGAAGCCACGATATCAACAACTAAAGTAGTGTTTGATAGcacgaaaaaaaaaatctgtagATTCCTAAAGACTCGATCTAATATTATTTAGActgaaatcaaaataattagaaaaaaaaaattcaaaaaaaacaCATGACAAACACGTGAGTTTGAAGTAACATATGCAAAAACTAATAAGCACTAAATTTTAAAACCCGAAGAAGCTTGAGCCAAATGCTCTGACCCGGTAGCACCATGAAGAAAGCGCTACAACTCTCTTAGAAAACCAGATGTCATTGCTTACAATGAAAAAATAGACAATTGCTCCATCAACAGTCGTCGAGGCCATACTATACTTACTGAAGAGCAGAGGAGAACGACCAGGGATGGTCGGCCAACCAACAAACAATTACTCCAAAATGTAGTCAAACGACGCTATAAAAGACATAGCCGATTCAAAGCCAAAAAGCAAGGAGGCAAAGGTTCGTAAGGCTAAACTCCGAGGAGAGCATGAGGCCGAAGGAGATAGCAGAGCTCTAGGCAATCTCACTCTATTATAGCCCTTGGGGACTGGAGCCTTTTAAGACGTATATTTATATTCATCtaaatgatatttaaattttatatgtcataattataaaataatttataataatttaaacttttttatatcACGAAAACACAGATATTGTAAAATCAATTTTCttgacaattttttttatatttaaatttattagcaATATTATTAGTTATTATAGTAGTCATAGGCTATTTTAGCTGTGAATAACTATTCTGTTAAATAACTATTCTAACGGTGATTAATCAAGTATTACAAtgagtaattttttataatttaatttatcaatcatTAAATATTAGTCTAAATATTAATCATTACTAGTAAAATTGAATAATCGATGCGGAACAGATTACGAGCTTATAAcctctttatttaatttatttagtttagtggatagaatttaaattttaataggagtttatatttaatttatttaatttagtggATAGAATTTGAATATTAATAGGAGTGcataacatataaaattatatatgagaTAGTATTCTATAACCCTATTGTTTGACAGAAGATTCTTGCCTTACTCTTATTACCCAAACTCTGCAGCACTTGGTATGCCGGTTCCTTCTTGAAAGATTCTCTCGTTTAACTCCAAATCCTTTCATAATATATGCAAAGCTTCCATTAATATTCATTGGCCATTGCCCTTGCCTCTCTCATTTTGAAGCGAAACATTTTGAGTTTAGtcatcatttatttttatttgcctTCATCCATCTCCAAAAATTGATGATGATTAGAATTAACAAAACAATATTAAGTTGGTATATAAATTTCTAATTTCTCAGTCATATTCTCTGTTGATGCACGCATGCCTCTTCAATCATGAACTCAGATATGACAAGTTAATTactttattattactattattatttagcAATGATAATGCTATTTTTTTTTCAGGAAGAAAAACATCAACCTTCTTATTAAACGATGATCATAATCTGTTGCTGAAAATTAGAGCTCTTTCTTTCGCCTACAAACTTGGTTTCCATgcatataaatatgaaaagaaaGATCCTCAACTCTCAGACAGATCAAACGTGTTTgaatcatttaaatattttaatcactAATCATAATTGCAGAAGACATTCACTCACTCAAAGGGACACTGGCAGCTTTCTCTGATTCAAAATCACATTGTAGCTATTCTCCATGCGCCTCTGTAGCTCTTCACGATAATATTGAAGCCTTTTCTGATCTACAACCCTCGAGTTCACTATAACAAACACATCAATTCATCAAACACCTATGTTAATTGTTAAATACTAGAATGAAATACTGTAATTTCTTCAAGCTAGTAGCAAAACGTACCAAACCAGCGAGGATCGGATCGTATACGCGTGTCTGGAAGCTCTTTAGATTGCAATTCAAACTTCAGAATTTTCCCCTTATTGTTGCGCTTCGGTTTGGTGTTGTACATCTTGAGACGGCGCACGGTGGAAGCACTACGCTTAGAGGCACcattttttctcttattgtAGCGGATTGTGGACAGCGAGTGTTTTCGATTCGTTTTCCTCCCTTTCCTTCCCACCATTTTCTTCTACAGTCGAATATCAAacccaaaaattaaaattttctatttatagaTTTGAAACGCAGTCGCTTAATCGGAGATGGTGGTTACGATACCTGGACTTGTAGCTTGCTGAAGGTGGAGGGCCTGCGTTTGCGTTGAAGAAGATGGAAATACATAGATAACTCGGACCACAGCAACGGGTATTTATATAGGGAATAGTAACGCGTTAATTAATttcttcattttaaaaaaattacaatcttTTTAGAgttttagaaaatatattaatgaattaatttattaattttaattattaaatattatacaaaattttaaaaatatcatccACGCTAATGGAtagataatttataattttttttatcatgcaacaggaaattgtattaaaattcatatcataaaaattaaaattaagaaattaaaaatcaattaataatttataaaattaaaaattaattaataattttttatatcataaaaattaaaataataaattaattaataaatttttttaaaaaaattttaaataaaaattaaaaaaataaaatttcaaatttctcatatttattatatatatttaaatacaggtatcatcaaaataaatttataaatgtatttttaaaaatattttaaaatatttttaaaaatcgaatcacgGTTGATGATTGCTAGTACTTTAATTTCTGTCatttgtttaattattttttcttaatgacgataatagtaaataaataaataattacggTGGATAACCTCACCAGACAGCGGCGTTTCTTCTTCCCATTGCAACATATAAACGCTTTCCTCTGCAGTCTGTTAATGCAGATCTCTGCTCAAACAATCAGGAGAAATGGATCGGGTCATCAAAGCAGCTAGAACCTCTGGTTCTCTCAACCTCTCCAATCGTTCTCTCAGGTAAGTAGATTAATACTACTCGAAAATGGACAAATGAAATCTCTCTTCTTGTTTCTCCATACAATTTGCATGAATCCAAGCTATACAAATTGGAAATTACCCGAATATTTCTAATCGATGATTAGCTATGCACATTTGGGATTAATAAGGTAATTATCTTTCTGAATGTATTTCGATCTTTAGAGAAGTGCCCGATGAGGTATACCGAAGTTTGGATGGAGTTGGGGAGGGTGAGAAGTGGTGGGAGGTAATTTTaccttgattttttaaattttatttgcaaGCTTCTTACTAAGATCACAAAGttgtatttaattatgaaaatcTGCGTTGAACTGGAGGGGAGTGATTTTTTATTGCTTTGTGGTAGGCTGTGGAGCTGCAAAAGCTGATTTTGGCTCATAATAACATTGAGACTTTGAAGGAAGACCTGAGAAATTTACCTCAACTTACTGTGCTAAATGTTAGTAATAACAAACTCACCGAGCTTCCAGCTGCAGTCGGAGAGTGAGTGTTCCTGTACTTATATTTGGGTTGctgcttctctctctctctctctcattttgGTGTTCTTTGTTTTATTTACTGGTGTTTATCAaggtatttttcttttcaatttatttgacAGGCTTTCCTTGCTTAAATCTTTAGATGTGTCATTTAACATGATACAGAAACTACCCGAGGAAATTGGATCAGCAACTTCTCTTGTCAAGTAGGCATCCCTCAAAGCATCAAATAGCAATCATTAACTTCTGTTAGTCTATTCATATGCAAAATGCTTACCAATAGGTCATAGTTGAATTCTTAATTTTTCTGTTTGTTTTTCATTGCGCATGTGTTCTTTCTAGGTTTGATTGTTCGAGCAATCAACTTAAGGAACTTCCAAGTTCACTTGGAAGATGTTTAAATTTATCTGACTTGAAGGTAATCCTTACCATGATTGTGATAACTATAAATCCGGTACAACCTGTAATTTTTCTATTCTTATTTGTTAACATGGGACTCTTATAAATTGTAACATTTGAGCTTGAGTTTCTTAATGCTGAATGGTGATTGCTTCCTCGCAATGCCTACATTACATATAAACAACTACATAATTGTCATTTTTTTTTCCCGCAAGCATTAGTAAGTTGGAAAATTAACAGATAATAAATCAGTATTGCCTACACTGAAACAAATGTCATAGCTGGTAATACtatttcatttcatttcatTTGTGGAGTCAATGATGAATTTATAATTCAACTCTTGTATTATTTGATACAGATAGTCTAATATTTGTTTCCCCTAAAAGATCTTTGACAAGGTGTATCAAGTTGTAAAGTACTGGAAAAGGGACATCGGTGGtttctataattataattattctaAAACCAGATGATGCAATGGGATCATGTTAATGTAGGAACTAAAAATCATCCTTTATTGGGGCCTTTTTGaacttaatctttacaatttaTGATAATTCTTAATTCAAACTTTTCCCCCAGGCATCAAACAACTTTATCACCAGCTTGCCTGAGGACCTAGCAAAATGTTCAAAATTGACAAAAGTAGATGTTGAGGTATTAGCAAGCTTTATCATCTCTATTACTCACTAACATCTGTTTAGCATTTTGGTCACAGTATTTAGTGATCTAAATTTGTGTGTGGATAAACAATCTCTTGTATCTTAATGAATTTTCTAACATGccagggaaacaagctaaaagATTTTTCTGGGAATTTGATGGCATCATGGAACGTGCTTACAGAACTTAATGCATGTAATTACTTGTGGTAGCTATTGTTTCATTTCTCTGAAAATAGTATATTAGTATCAGAATTCTACTTTTACacccatttaaattttaaattttttatgttgtTTGTGCAGCAAAAAACTTGCTGACAGTGGTACCAGATAACTTTGGAAGCCTTTCACGACTCATTCGTCTTGACCTTCATCAGAACAGTGACTAAACTAACCCAGGACTTTCCTTTctcaaactttaatttttctatttctcCTAATAAATttgtctgtctttttgcatatTGCAGGAATTTCATCTATCCCACCATCAATAAAGGGTTGCTGTTCCCTCATGGAATTTTATATGGGGTGATACTATCATCTATTTTTATACAATACATTTGAATTATTGGGTGGTAGTTGGATTAAGTGGATTTTCTATTGACCTGCTCCAATTTTTACATTTATCTGGCATTTGTCACCTCAAAACTTTCAGGAACAATTCACTGGCTACATTGCCAGCAGAGTTTGGGGAACTTTGTCGCTTAGCAACACTAGATCTTCACTCAAACCAGGTGTGCTTGGTTGTATTTTATTCTAATATGATGGATACCTTCTTTCAATATTTGGCTTTTGAGACATATAAGAGTACAAATGCAATATGGTATCACTTCAGCTTCACTTAAAAAGCTAATAGCAAATCATTTGCATTCcaaattaaagaattttttacCAGCTTAGTTTACCAATATTCAGTATTTGATAATCCATGTCATCACAAAAATTTCTTTGGAAATTTAGTTGCCTATCTTTTAGCAATgctgaaataaaattattcattgttttcttttataatgAATTGATTTCTGCAGAATCCTGTAATAGATATTTATTAGATCAAATGTAAAGTACTGTTCAAAATGTTATTATGTGCGAGTACTAGATCACTAAATTATGACCTGAATACTAATTATTTCATGCTTGTGTAGTTGAAGGAATTTCCTAAGGAGGCATGCGGATTACGTCTTTCAGTCCTGGATCTTTCAAATAATTCATTGAGTGGATTGCCCTCAGAGATTGGTATGGTTATCAAATCCTAGGGCTTGTGAAATTAAACCTGGAATATTTGAGTCTAAATTAATTGATGCAATACAGTTATAGTTGAGGAACCTTGCATATTTGTTTCACAGATTTTGGATAATATGAAGGAATGATATCTGTTTTCAATTTGTCCATGTGAAGGACAGGGGTTTATCCATTGGCCAACATATAATCACTTTGTCAATTTCTATAATGTGTCTAGGAAAGATGACAACTCTGCGAAAACTACTGCTTACTGGAAATCCATTGCGAACTATACGAAGGTGGGGGCATGGAAATTGTCCATGTAAATGTTCTATGCATTTATACAAGTTTGTTAAAATGATTTTCCCTCCTTGCCAGCGCTTTAGTTTCTGGACCAACACCTGCTTTGTTGAAGTATCTTCGTAGTAGACTTTCTGAAGGTGAAGGTAAGCTTGTTTTTGCCACACATCTGAAACGACCAATAATTAATTTCCAAGTTCATTACTTTCTCTAATATGTTTTTCTCCACAAATTATTCTGTTGTTTTCACAGTTCCAAACCAGATGTTCTTGACTTACATATTTGGTTTATAAATAGCTTAAAAGAAAATATCCTTCCTGTGTAGGTTCTGAAGTTTCTACTCCAGCAAAGGAGGATGTTATTGCCATGGCAGCTCGATTATCTGTTAGTTCCAAGGTGCTCTTCATTTTGGTTGAACTTAACCTTCTCTTCATTTAATTTGAACTTAACCTCTTCTCATAAATTGTTTCAAATAGATTAGTTTCACTTTTGAGTGAGCCTATAAGTAAGTCTCTACTTGTAAGCACATTATCCTGTCAATGCAATCAactatttctctctctctcccttctGTCTTTATATACCAGCTCTCTCTTCTAAGAGGCTACTTTTCTACTTGCATAAAGTGCGGGTACAACACATCCAATTTGAATCTGCATCTAGGTCATGTACTAACTAATTTATATGGTGATAAGAGGTAGTTGAAGAAAACAAGGAGCCTGACTTCCAACTAAGTTATGTCTCAAACAGTGAAAAAAGATGGAACCTTTTTGGACCTTATGCAAATTTGGGTCTTTATATTTGATCCATATAAATAACTTGGATCCTAGCAATGTGGCTCCTTATGCATAATGTGGTCATCACATATTTTAGATCCACGCTGTGAGAGGCTTCTAGCTGGAGTGATGTCATTTATATTAGGAAGAAGTTCTGGTAACTTTTGTTGTGGGGTTAAGTAAACATAAAATTATACTTCAGTTGGATAATAATGCCGGACTCCTGCTTTCCACATGTGAGATACTCGAAACTGTGGGTTTATATTTCACTGAACAGTGGGGTAGCCTTCTTTTTCCCTTAAACCATGCCTAGGTAGGTATGGAGTATGAACAGAATTCAGTTTGAGGTCTTTGGTCTTGACATCAAGAGATGTTACAATCAAAGCTTTCTGATGCCtacaaaatttattatactACCATGCTACATAAGCACAGTGTTCCCATAAGTAATCTGCAGTAGTCCTATGCTTTCTATTTGATCTACTTGATGCAGAACCTTCTAGTATTGGggtattttaattgtttaggttattttttgGTATTTCGATTATTTCTCTAGGTAAGCATTATGTTGGGTTCTTCAATGTTAGTTTTGGCATATTTTGAACATTGAGAACTAAGTGAATTTTGAGTATCATTTTCCTTCCATTGTGTGTTTTATATTGTCTTGTAGTTCTAACACAGCTTTCAATAATGTCTACTACATTAAATATTGACTGTTATTTACAGGTATGGGGAGTACCGTTACTGATACCCTTTTAAATAAATGTGGAAAAGAATTGTTATGCTTAATGGCTGTCATGTAAAGGTAATTGCCGTCGTTGGCCATTACTTAATGACTAACAGTTGTTACACACATCAACCAATaggattgattttatttatggtGCAGAGAGGTAGAtagcttattttttttaagttttaaaatggtACATCTGTTTCTCgtaaattttccaacttcacaAATCTTCATTTCTTCAGATAAGATCATTAAGTAGTGAAGATTTATTTGAAGTGAAGGAGGGCAAGTAATCTATACTTCTACATTCATATTCTCCCAACCCATTCAGGATTCCTACTACAATGAACAACACTCAATATGCTTATTTTATATCTTAGTTATTGTAGTTTTAAATTGATTAGTGCTAATGATATCttaaaataattgatttaatGTCTTATTTGATAtttgatatttattatttagttgtaTATCTTAGTATTAGTTATATCTTTAATAGCTATTCATCTCATGAACCTTGCAAAATTTTCCCAAAAAAAGGTATAATGATCGAGCAATACCGTACATTAAGGTCTGCAAGCTTGCTTCCATAACTGAGACAATGTCTGCGATTTAAATCAATGGTTCTACATCACTATATATTGACTTCCTTACCTCTATTAATGTGTACTTTCAGGAACTCTCTCTTGCAGGGCTCGGTTTAAATGTTGTTCCGTCAGAAGTATGGGAATCATGTGAAGTGGTAAAAGTTGATCTTTCTAGGAATTCAATCCAAGAGCTGCCAGTAGAACTTTCTTCATGCACATCCCTCCAGGTAAATTAGTAATTTGTCATTTATTTTCGCACCAAGGCTTTCCAGGTGAAACAACTAGCtacttttatttgttttaactCTAAAATTCCTTGTGTCTTGGACTATCAAAATGTGAGTTGATAACTTCTCTAGTAACGAATGAAGGACAAGAATGCAACCCAGAAATAGGTGTGTTTGACTTATCTAGCTACATGCTTATTGTGCTTGAAGTATCTGTGAACAAGTGCTCTTTCATATGAAAGCTAACCACTTTGTCATACAATTTCTTCTTGCACATCCTTTGATTGGGTATTTTTGTGTCATCACCAACCTTTAAAATGGCTTTTTTATGTTTAGCTGGGTATCTATGATGTCTTGTGTaaccaaaataataataatagagaaAGATTGTATGCTATATTCTATTAAATATCCTAGCAATTAATCTATATTATTTACTTAGATTGGTGTTTTTAAATTTTGGGAGAAGTACAAAAAGGTATCCCGAGGTTTCACAAGTATGTGGTTTGATTTTTTGACAAAATGGTACTGTGAGCTTTACTCAGATAACACTTTAAGGACAAATGCTCTAACGATGTTAGTTATGCAGATGTGGCAATAGACAATCAATagatagtatttttttttcttttcaataaaaattgttacttccattttctttcttttttttcatattatttgtAGTACCTAAGACATTTTTaag
The genomic region above belongs to Manihot esculenta cultivar AM560-2 chromosome 3, M.esculenta_v8, whole genome shotgun sequence and contains:
- the LOC110612103 gene encoding nuclear/nucleolar GTPase 2, translating into MYFHLLQRKRRPSTFSKLQVQKKMVGRKGRKTNRKHSLSTIRYNKRKNGASKRSASTVRRLKMYNTKPKRNNKGKILKFELQSKELPDTRIRSDPRWFVNSRVVDQKRLQYYREELQRRMENSYNVILNQRKLPVSL
- the LOC110611863 gene encoding plant intracellular Ras-group-related LRR protein 6, translated to MDRVIKAARTSGSLNLSNRSLREVPDEVYRSLDGVGEGEKWWEAVELQKLILAHNNIETLKEDLRNLPQLTVLNVSNNKLTELPAAVGELSLLKSLDVSFNMIQKLPEEIGSATSLVKFDCSSNQLKELPSSLGRCLNLSDLKASNNFITSLPEDLAKCSKLTKVDVEGNKLKDFSGNLMASWNVLTELNASKNLLTVVPDNFGSLSRLIRLDLHQNRISSIPPSIKGCCSLMEFYMGNNSLATLPAEFGELCRLATLDLHSNQLKEFPKEACGLRLSVLDLSNNSLSGLPSEIGKMTTLRKLLLTGNPLRTIRSALVSGPTPALLKYLRSRLSEGEGSEVSTPAKEDVIAMAARLSVSSKELSLAGLGLNVVPSEVWESCEVVKVDLSRNSIQELPVELSSCTSLQSLILSRNKIQEWPVAILKSLANLSCLKLDNNPLRQIPPNGFQAVSTLQILDLSGNPSLLPERPAFSSMPHLQELYLRHVQLHEVPSDILSLRQLRILDLSRNALQSIPEGIKNLTSLSELDLSDNNISALPPELGLLEPSLQALRLDGNPLRSIRRTILDRGTKAVLKYLKDKIPEQ